One window of the Chitinophaga niabensis genome contains the following:
- a CDS encoding DNA recombination protein RmuC, which translates to MNVTLLAGLIIGLFSGGLLTWLFFRKHYMPLHQALTRQQVNEEYVVRDMYDNLQYTLLEREKEIERKAKEIISLSSQLSGLQVEKDKLNEKLSDFGQELLRMQENNREQFRNMATDILREKSKDFEESNKTSLDHILAPLKTDIGQFKKTIEDTRKEDIQEFTSLKKEIESLSKLNIQLSEDAQRLAGALRSDVKVQGNWGEDRLRLILESEGLQKYIDFTSEEVLRDTEEDRNRRPDIILRLPDGKHLVIDSKVSLNAYVSYFNASDPEEKKTYMKQLVQNITEHINELSAKNYQSLNGLNTPDFVFMFMHFESALTLALNENPEIFNRALKKKIVLITPSTLVATFKIVRLLWQNENRVRNVEEIFRQCGLLYDKFISFLDEMNKIGHNLRQAGNAYDDAMKRLKDGKRKSDTIIGKFEVIKDLDAKTTKHLPDNLLTEIDLLFPEEQIKAE; encoded by the coding sequence ATGAATGTTACCCTTTTAGCTGGTTTGATCATCGGGCTGTTTTCCGGCGGCCTGCTGACCTGGCTCTTCTTCCGGAAACATTACATGCCGCTCCATCAGGCCCTTACACGCCAACAGGTAAATGAGGAGTATGTGGTCCGGGATATGTACGATAATCTCCAATACACCCTGCTGGAAAGAGAGAAGGAGATAGAACGCAAGGCAAAGGAGATTATCAGCCTCAGCAGTCAGCTCTCCGGCCTCCAGGTAGAGAAAGACAAGCTCAACGAAAAACTCAGCGATTTTGGACAGGAATTGCTCAGAATGCAGGAAAACAACCGGGAGCAGTTCCGGAACATGGCTACAGATATCCTTCGGGAAAAAAGCAAAGACTTCGAAGAAAGCAACAAAACATCCCTGGACCATATCCTCGCCCCGCTGAAAACAGATATCGGCCAGTTTAAGAAAACCATAGAAGACACCCGTAAAGAAGATATCCAGGAATTCACTTCGCTCAAAAAAGAAATAGAATCCCTTTCCAAACTTAACATACAACTCAGCGAAGATGCGCAACGCCTCGCCGGAGCTTTACGTTCCGATGTAAAAGTACAGGGAAATTGGGGAGAAGACAGACTACGCCTCATCCTGGAATCTGAAGGCCTCCAGAAATACATCGACTTCACTAGTGAAGAAGTTTTACGGGATACAGAAGAAGATCGTAACCGCCGCCCGGATATTATCCTCAGGCTGCCGGATGGCAAACACCTGGTGATAGACAGTAAAGTATCGCTGAATGCTTATGTGTCTTATTTCAATGCCAGCGATCCCGAAGAAAAGAAAACGTACATGAAGCAACTGGTGCAGAACATCACTGAGCACATCAATGAACTGTCTGCCAAAAATTACCAATCGCTCAATGGCCTCAACACACCGGATTTCGTTTTCATGTTCATGCATTTTGAATCTGCACTCACACTGGCATTAAACGAAAATCCGGAGATCTTCAATCGTGCTCTCAAGAAAAAGATCGTACTGATCACACCTTCCACATTAGTAGCTACATTTAAGATCGTGCGGCTCCTGTGGCAGAATGAGAACCGTGTGCGTAATGTGGAAGAGATCTTCCGGCAATGTGGCCTGCTGTACGATAAGTTTATTTCATTCCTGGATGAAATGAATAAGATCGGCCATAATCTCCGCCAGGCCGGCAATGCCTATGACGATGCCATGAAGCGGCTGAAAGATGGCAAACGAAAAAGCGATACCATTATCGGGAAATTTGAGGTGATCAAAGACCTCGATGCAAAAACAACAAAACATTTACCGGATAATCTCTTAACAGAAATAGACCTGCTCTTTCCGGAAGAGCAGATTAAAGCAGAATAA
- a CDS encoding YqjF family protein, translating to MPKKFLTAQWRNLLMANFETDPAVLRNYVPYGTELDEWNGKHYVSLVGFLFKDTRVRGLSIPFHKNFEEVNLRFYVRYKHAEGWRRGVVFVKELVPKRMITMVANTLYGEKYATLPMRHTWEDFDQQRMKVRYEWQSGQQWNHIEAIADKAAALVAPGSKEHFITEHYWGYTQLNTQQTSEYQVTHPSWRIHPVHEFSFHCDTEVIYGRHFTESLSQTPASVFLAEGSGIEVMKGTTLT from the coding sequence ATGCCTAAAAAATTTCTGACGGCCCAATGGAGAAATTTACTCATGGCCAACTTTGAAACAGACCCGGCGGTACTGCGTAATTATGTTCCCTATGGCACAGAGCTGGATGAATGGAATGGTAAACATTATGTGAGCCTTGTTGGGTTCCTGTTTAAAGATACCCGTGTAAGAGGACTTTCCATCCCCTTTCATAAAAACTTTGAAGAAGTGAACCTTCGCTTTTATGTGCGGTACAAACATGCAGAAGGCTGGCGGAGAGGTGTGGTGTTTGTAAAAGAACTGGTGCCCAAACGAATGATCACCATGGTAGCGAATACGCTGTATGGTGAAAAATATGCCACCCTCCCCATGCGCCATACCTGGGAAGATTTTGACCAGCAACGCATGAAAGTGCGCTATGAATGGCAATCCGGCCAGCAATGGAACCATATTGAAGCCATCGCCGATAAAGCAGCAGCGCTTGTTGCTCCCGGTAGCAAAGAGCATTTTATTACAGAACATTACTGGGGATATACGCAACTGAATACACAGCAAACATCTGAATACCAGGTAACACATCCCAGCTGGCGGATACATCCCGTGCATGAATTTTCTTTTCATTGTGATACGGAAGTCATTTATGGCAGGCACTTTACGGAGAGTTTATCTCAAACACCCGCATCTGTTTTCCTCGCAGAAGGATCAGGCATTGAAGTAATGAAAGGAACCACATTGACATGA
- a CDS encoding GNAT family N-acetyltransferase — MIVIKPFEPIFTEALISFILDIQQNEFNLPIKREDQPDLANIPAEFQQGNSNFWIAVDGDQLIGTIALTDLGAGKGALRKMFVHRDYRGAAHGLAKKLLDTLINWAKEKHFSDLYLGTADKLHAAHRFYEKNGFELVARNEVPDGKYIMPVDTKFYHLCVSTISNT, encoded by the coding sequence ATGATAGTGATCAAACCATTTGAGCCCATATTTACAGAAGCATTGATCTCATTCATACTGGACATTCAGCAGAATGAATTCAACCTGCCCATCAAAAGAGAAGACCAACCTGATCTGGCCAATATCCCTGCTGAATTTCAACAGGGTAACAGTAATTTCTGGATAGCCGTAGATGGCGATCAACTGATCGGCACTATTGCATTGACAGATCTGGGCGCCGGCAAAGGTGCCCTGCGCAAAATGTTTGTGCACAGAGACTACAGAGGTGCTGCACATGGCCTCGCCAAAAAGTTATTAGACACACTGATCAACTGGGCAAAAGAAAAACATTTTTCCGATCTCTATCTCGGAACAGCAGACAAGCTGCATGCCGCACATCGTTTCTATGAAAAGAATGGTTTTGAGCTGGTTGCAAGAAATGAGGTGCCTGATGGTAAATACATCATGCCTGTTGATACAAAATTTTATCATTTATGCGTATCCACTATTTCCAACACGTAA
- a CDS encoding type 1 glutamine amidotransferase: MRIHYFQHVTFEGLGYIADWAKAKGHTITVTKWYEGQVPPALEDFDMLIVMGGPMGVYEEDIHPWLSTEKEFIRQAIAAGKPVLGICLGSQLIAAALGARVYPNKQKEIGWFPVQFHDGIAPSPTTVFHWHGDTFDLPENAVHLAETSACKNQAYRIGDRVIGLQFHFEITPEALEGMISHCGHELVPNTYVQTAAEIRAHAHHAQNTNILISQLLDGLEKLA; this comes from the coding sequence ATGCGTATCCACTATTTCCAACACGTAACATTTGAAGGCCTCGGCTATATTGCAGACTGGGCTAAAGCAAAAGGCCATACCATTACGGTAACCAAATGGTATGAGGGTCAGGTGCCGCCTGCTTTGGAAGACTTTGACATGCTGATCGTAATGGGCGGCCCTATGGGTGTTTATGAAGAAGATATTCACCCATGGCTCAGTACTGAAAAGGAATTCATCCGCCAGGCCATTGCAGCAGGAAAACCCGTACTGGGTATCTGCCTTGGCTCGCAACTGATAGCTGCGGCACTGGGGGCACGCGTATACCCCAACAAGCAAAAGGAGATCGGCTGGTTTCCTGTTCAGTTCCATGATGGGATAGCGCCCTCTCCTACCACTGTATTTCACTGGCACGGAGATACCTTTGATCTGCCGGAAAACGCAGTGCATCTTGCAGAAACTTCAGCCTGTAAAAACCAGGCTTACCGCATCGGAGATCGTGTGATAGGATTACAGTTTCATTTTGAAATCACGCCCGAAGCACTGGAAGGAATGATCAGTCACTGCGGTCATGAACTGGTACCAAACACTTATGTGCAAACAGCCGCAGAGATACGTGCCCATGCACATCATGCACAAAACACCAATATCCTGATCAGCCAACTGCTGGACGGGTTGGAAAAATTGGCTTAA
- a CDS encoding YpdA family putative bacillithiol disulfide reductase yields MYKLLIIGGGPIGLACALAAKKEGIDYLIIEKGCLVNSLYRYPINMTFFSTSERLEIGGIPFVSNNAKPTRPESLEYYRRVASSQELNIRLFEKVETIQAANGGYEVITSKQTYHAANVIIATGFYDIPNLLNIPGEALPKVTHYYKDPHYYATQKVVVVGANNSSVDAALETYRKGADVTMVIREEGIGKRVKYWVKPDMENRISEGSIKAYYHSNLTAIRETEVDIQTPEGLITIPNDFVIAATGYQPDFSFLEKAKIRLSDDAIRAPYYNPDTMETNLPGIYLAGVVCGGMNTHVWFIENSREHADKIIRHIVTK; encoded by the coding sequence ATGTATAAGTTATTGATCATCGGTGGAGGCCCTATAGGACTGGCTTGCGCGTTAGCTGCGAAAAAAGAAGGAATCGATTACCTGATCATTGAAAAAGGATGCCTGGTGAACTCATTATACCGGTATCCCATCAATATGACCTTCTTCTCTACCAGCGAAAGACTGGAAATTGGTGGTATTCCGTTTGTATCCAATAATGCAAAACCTACCCGGCCAGAATCCCTGGAATATTACAGAAGAGTAGCTTCTTCCCAGGAACTGAACATCCGCTTATTTGAAAAAGTAGAAACCATTCAAGCCGCTAATGGTGGTTACGAGGTGATCACTTCCAAACAAACCTATCATGCAGCCAATGTGATTATTGCCACCGGCTTCTATGATATTCCCAACCTGCTGAACATTCCCGGAGAAGCGTTACCCAAGGTAACACACTATTATAAAGACCCCCACTATTATGCCACGCAAAAAGTAGTGGTAGTGGGCGCAAACAATTCCTCTGTAGATGCAGCACTGGAAACTTACCGCAAAGGAGCAGATGTAACCATGGTGATCCGCGAAGAAGGTATTGGCAAAAGAGTGAAATATTGGGTAAAACCTGATATGGAGAACAGGATCAGCGAAGGCAGCATCAAAGCATATTACCATTCCAACTTAACCGCCATCCGGGAAACAGAAGTAGATATTCAAACCCCTGAAGGACTGATCACCATCCCCAACGATTTTGTGATCGCAGCCACAGGTTATCAGCCGGACTTTAGCTTCCTCGAAAAAGCAAAGATTCGTTTATCCGATGATGCTATCAGAGCACCTTATTACAATCCGGATACCATGGAAACCAACCTGCCCGGTATATACCTGGCCGGAGTGGTTTGTGGTGGCATGAACACACATGTATGGTTTATTGAGAATTCAAGGGAGCATGCGGATAAGATCATCCGGCATATTGTTACTAAATAA
- the murB gene encoding UDP-N-acetylmuramate dehydrogenase, translating into MSVLENVSLRPYNTFGIDATARYFASFDSPAALQAILEDPKWAAVPKVILGGGSNILLTKDYEGLVLKNEIKGIHIIKEDEAHVYVQAGAGENWHQFVMYCIDKNLAGLENLSLIPGNVGASPMQNIGAYGVEIKDVFYELDAWHVKEQQLIKFNKEACEFGYRESVFKRKYKDQFVILQVTYRLNKTPHFNTSYGAIEQEMERMGVKELSIRAISDAVIHIRSSKLPNPAEIGNAGSFFKNPEISKEKYEALKEAFPAIVAYPLPHDQYKLAAGWLIEQAGWKGYRDGDAGVHAKQALVLVNYGHASGEELVELSWKVIESVKEKFGVVLEREVNII; encoded by the coding sequence ATGAGCGTTTTAGAAAATGTTTCACTCCGGCCATATAATACTTTCGGCATTGATGCAACGGCCCGTTATTTCGCCTCTTTCGATTCTCCTGCAGCATTGCAGGCTATATTAGAAGACCCGAAATGGGCGGCAGTTCCAAAGGTGATCCTGGGGGGCGGCAGTAATATATTGCTCACAAAGGACTATGAAGGACTGGTACTGAAGAATGAGATCAAAGGGATCCATATCATCAAAGAAGACGAAGCGCATGTATATGTGCAGGCTGGGGCTGGAGAGAACTGGCACCAGTTTGTGATGTATTGCATTGATAAGAACCTGGCCGGCCTGGAGAACCTGTCTTTAATACCCGGTAATGTAGGCGCCAGCCCCATGCAAAACATCGGGGCATATGGCGTAGAGATAAAGGATGTTTTTTATGAACTGGATGCCTGGCATGTGAAGGAGCAGCAATTGATAAAGTTCAATAAAGAGGCCTGCGAATTCGGTTACCGGGAGAGTGTGTTCAAACGTAAATACAAAGATCAGTTCGTTATCCTGCAGGTGACCTATCGTTTAAATAAAACCCCGCATTTCAATACCAGCTATGGCGCTATAGAGCAGGAAATGGAAAGGATGGGCGTGAAGGAATTATCTATTCGCGCTATCAGTGATGCGGTGATCCATATCCGTTCTTCCAAATTACCTAACCCCGCTGAAATAGGGAATGCCGGTAGTTTCTTTAAGAATCCCGAGATCAGTAAAGAGAAATATGAAGCACTGAAAGAAGCCTTTCCTGCTATTGTAGCATATCCTTTACCCCATGATCAGTATAAACTGGCGGCAGGCTGGCTGATAGAGCAGGCCGGCTGGAAGGGCTACAGGGATGGCGATGCCGGTGTGCATGCCAAACAGGCGCTGGTACTGGTGAATTATGGCCATGCTTCAGGAGAAGAGCTGGTAGAGCTATCCTGGAAGGTGATTGAAAGTGTGAAAGAGAAATTCGGCGTGGTACTGGAAAGGGAAGTGAATATTATTTAG
- a CDS encoding NAD(P)H-binding protein — MPKTAIVVGGSGLIGNLLIQALLQDETYSSVRALVRKPLAIQHPKLTNLVLRFDDENALQIALTGDVVFCCVGTTIKKAGSQAAFRAVDRDLPLKCAAVAHKNGVAHFQLVSAVGAKASSSNFYLRTKGETENGLRKIGFESLYFLRPSFLIGSRSEVRVGEQLAALFAPLMRIFPKKYRPVKAATVARKMIELDKNPQPGVHAIEGFDD; from the coding sequence ATGCCAAAAACAGCTATTGTGGTCGGGGGATCTGGTCTTATCGGGAATTTACTGATCCAGGCTTTATTGCAGGATGAAACCTATTCTTCCGTAAGAGCCTTGGTACGCAAGCCCCTGGCGATCCAACACCCAAAACTTACCAACCTTGTCTTAAGGTTTGATGACGAAAACGCGCTTCAAATAGCCCTCACCGGGGATGTAGTGTTCTGCTGTGTAGGCACTACCATCAAAAAAGCCGGTAGCCAGGCGGCTTTCAGGGCGGTAGACAGGGATCTTCCCCTTAAATGTGCTGCCGTGGCGCATAAAAATGGCGTGGCACATTTCCAGCTGGTATCCGCTGTGGGCGCCAAAGCATCTTCTTCTAATTTCTACCTGCGTACAAAAGGGGAAACAGAAAACGGACTGCGAAAAATTGGTTTTGAAAGCCTCTATTTCCTTCGTCCTTCCTTTTTAATCGGTAGCCGCTCTGAAGTACGCGTAGGAGAACAGTTAGCCGCATTGTTTGCACCGCTGATGAGAATCTTTCCAAAGAAATACCGTCCGGTGAAAGCAGCGACCGTAGCCCGTAAAATGATAGAGTTGGATAAAAACCCGCAGCCGGGTGTGCATGCTATTGAAGGGTTTGACGATTGA
- the priA gene encoding replication restart helicase PriA, whose product MKYVDVILPLALPRNYTYAVPPEMESSIQVGSRVAVQLGKAKKYTGIVKSIHEQAPSAYKTKPLMDLLDKDPVVYPTQLAFWEWIAQYYMCNEGDVLNAALPAHLKLSSETVLLINDAFGDDFTMLDDHEYLVAEALNIRKELRIGEVQLILDKSDVYSVIKKLIEKKVCLVYEELKEVYKEKKENYILLNPLYESDEQMAPLFDELARAPKQMELLLAYLHLLKTQGEVIQSELLKKSGASAAQLKGLVEKQILQVEKRTVDRVPMGKIEAQLDFDLSPAQEVALTKVKECFNEKQVTLLHGVTSSGKTQIYVKLMEECLAAGKQVLYLLPEIALTAQIIRRLKKHFGGQIGIYHSRFSNNERVEIWNKVKSGEIRIVLGARSSLLLPFRDLGLIILDEEHDPSFKQQEPAPRYHARDAAIYYASLFKAKVLLGSATPAIESYFNAKQGKYGLVELNERFGGIAMPVIEIVDLKQETALKEVIGNFTSVLRQNITQALQEGKQVILFQNRRGYAPFLLCTTCGWIPNCKQCDVSLTYHKHQDNLHCHYCGTRYPYVYTCAACGSQTLVPKNFGTEKIEEDLQQLFPEARIARMDMDAIRNKDSHNKMIQSLEQREIDILVGTQMVVKGLDFENVNLVGIISADSLLSFPDFRVNERAFQLMEQVSGRSGRKDGLGKVIIQANNTKHPVLQYVTAHDYKAMFDTEIAEREQFGYPPFSRLLKVTIKHKKQQTTEQAALILGNWLRSFLAYQLVGPAAPLVSRVRGFYLQEMLIKLPRDSKKITQIKNKVKEFFSQLQIEKQFRSVVIIPDVDCV is encoded by the coding sequence ATGAAATATGTAGATGTCATATTACCTCTGGCTTTGCCGAGGAATTACACGTATGCCGTGCCCCCGGAAATGGAAAGTTCCATCCAGGTAGGGAGCCGTGTTGCCGTGCAATTGGGGAAAGCAAAGAAATATACCGGCATCGTTAAATCTATTCATGAACAGGCGCCTTCAGCATATAAGACCAAACCGCTGATGGACCTGCTGGATAAAGACCCTGTGGTCTATCCCACGCAGCTGGCCTTCTGGGAATGGATCGCGCAGTATTACATGTGTAATGAAGGAGATGTGCTTAATGCTGCATTACCTGCTCACCTGAAACTTTCCAGTGAAACAGTATTACTGATCAATGATGCATTCGGGGATGATTTCACCATGCTGGATGATCATGAATACCTGGTAGCAGAAGCATTGAACATCCGCAAGGAACTGCGCATCGGTGAGGTGCAATTGATCCTGGATAAATCAGATGTATACTCCGTGATCAAAAAACTGATCGAGAAGAAGGTATGCCTGGTGTATGAAGAGTTAAAGGAAGTTTATAAAGAAAAGAAGGAAAACTATATACTGCTGAACCCGCTTTACGAAAGTGATGAGCAGATGGCGCCCTTGTTTGATGAGCTGGCACGGGCACCTAAGCAGATGGAATTATTACTGGCTTACCTGCACCTGTTAAAAACACAGGGGGAAGTGATCCAGAGTGAGCTGCTGAAAAAATCAGGGGCTTCCGCCGCACAACTGAAAGGCCTGGTGGAAAAACAGATCCTGCAGGTGGAGAAACGCACGGTGGACCGTGTGCCTATGGGAAAGATAGAAGCCCAGCTGGACTTTGATCTAAGCCCCGCACAGGAAGTTGCATTAACCAAAGTAAAAGAATGTTTCAATGAAAAACAGGTGACGCTATTGCATGGTGTTACTTCCAGCGGTAAAACACAGATCTATGTGAAACTGATGGAGGAGTGCCTCGCTGCGGGCAAACAGGTATTGTACCTGCTGCCGGAAATTGCGCTCACGGCACAGATCATCCGGCGATTGAAAAAACATTTCGGCGGACAGATAGGTATTTACCATTCCCGTTTTTCAAATAATGAAAGAGTAGAGATCTGGAACAAAGTAAAGAGTGGTGAGATCCGTATCGTATTAGGTGCGAGGTCCAGCCTGTTATTGCCTTTCCGGGATCTGGGGCTTATTATCCTGGATGAAGAGCACGACCCTTCTTTCAAACAGCAGGAGCCTGCTCCGCGCTACCATGCAAGGGATGCGGCCATTTATTATGCCAGCCTTTTTAAAGCGAAAGTATTATTAGGTTCAGCAACACCGGCTATCGAATCTTACTTCAATGCAAAACAGGGTAAGTACGGATTGGTGGAATTGAATGAACGTTTTGGCGGTATTGCCATGCCGGTGATAGAGATCGTGGACCTCAAACAGGAAACTGCTTTGAAAGAAGTGATCGGTAATTTCACTTCTGTATTACGGCAGAATATCACACAGGCTTTACAGGAAGGCAAACAGGTGATCCTCTTCCAGAACAGAAGAGGGTATGCACCTTTCCTTTTATGTACTACCTGCGGCTGGATACCTAACTGTAAACAATGTGATGTATCGCTCACCTATCACAAACACCAGGATAACCTGCATTGCCATTATTGTGGTACAAGATATCCTTATGTATATACCTGTGCTGCATGTGGCAGCCAGACTTTAGTGCCCAAGAACTTCGGTACGGAAAAGATTGAAGAGGACCTTCAACAATTGTTCCCTGAAGCTCGTATTGCACGGATGGATATGGATGCTATCCGTAATAAGGACAGTCATAATAAGATGATCCAGTCACTGGAACAAAGAGAGATTGATATCCTTGTGGGTACGCAGATGGTAGTAAAGGGATTGGATTTTGAGAATGTGAACCTGGTAGGTATTATCAGTGCGGATAGTTTATTGAGCTTCCCTGATTTCCGTGTGAATGAGCGGGCCTTCCAGCTGATGGAGCAGGTAAGTGGCCGTTCCGGCAGAAAAGATGGTTTGGGGAAAGTGATCATCCAGGCCAACAACACCAAACATCCTGTATTACAGTATGTGACGGCACATGATTATAAAGCGATGTTTGATACGGAAATAGCGGAACGGGAACAATTCGGATATCCGCCATTTTCCCGTTTGCTGAAAGTGACCATCAAACATAAGAAACAGCAGACCACGGAGCAGGCGGCATTGATCTTAGGGAACTGGTTAAGGAGTTTTCTGGCGTATCAGCTGGTAGGGCCGGCGGCACCTTTGGTGAGCCGTGTGCGTGGGTTTTATTTACAGGAGATGCTGATCAAATTACCACGCGATAGTAAGAAGATCACGCAGATCAAGAACAAGGTGAAAGAATTTTTCTCTCAGTTGCAGATAGAAAAACAGTTCCGCTCGGTGGTGATCATTCCGGATGTGGATTGTGTATGA
- a CDS encoding lysophospholipid acyltransferase family protein, whose translation MRVLLKCLQALYSLYALIVWLGIMFLILPPIVLVSFLGKVRGGNIVFYFLRFWAHVWFPAVGIWVTKKWKSPKTNDPCIYLANHSSYLDAALAVKVMPLAFRPLGKSELSKIPLFGLIYSRSVVPVDRKTAKGRAQSMKDMMYMLQHRVSLLIFPEGTTNETEQPLLPFHSGAFRIAIETQTPIRPVLYVDNHARLAKIKFMSLNPGPCRVIFLPAVPVAGLTMEDVPHLKKQVRQMMEEELRKYRHYPSYQAI comes from the coding sequence ATGCGTGTGCTATTGAAATGTTTGCAGGCTCTCTATAGCCTTTATGCCCTCATCGTTTGGCTGGGTATTATGTTCCTGATCCTACCGCCCATCGTCCTGGTATCTTTTCTGGGAAAAGTGAGGGGAGGGAATATCGTATTTTATTTTCTCCGTTTCTGGGCGCATGTCTGGTTCCCTGCCGTGGGTATTTGGGTCACCAAAAAATGGAAATCTCCTAAAACCAACGATCCCTGCATTTATCTCGCAAACCATTCCTCTTACCTGGATGCTGCCCTGGCAGTAAAAGTAATGCCGCTGGCATTCCGCCCGCTGGGCAAAAGTGAACTTTCAAAGATCCCGTTATTTGGACTGATCTACAGCAGATCAGTAGTGCCGGTGGATAGAAAAACGGCGAAGGGGAGAGCACAGAGCATGAAGGATATGATGTACATGCTGCAACATCGCGTGTCCTTACTGATCTTTCCGGAAGGTACTACCAACGAAACGGAGCAGCCATTGCTTCCTTTTCATAGCGGGGCTTTCAGGATTGCTATTGAAACACAGACGCCTATCCGCCCGGTATTATACGTTGATAATCATGCACGGCTGGCTAAGATTAAGTTTATGTCCCTCAACCCGGGTCCCTGCCGTGTTATATTTCTGCCTGCTGTTCCTGTGGCAGGGTTAACCATGGAAGATGTGCCGCATCTGAAAAAGCAGGTAAGACAAATGATGGAAGAAGAATTGCGTAAATACCGCCACTACCCGTCCTATCAGGCAATATGA
- the mtaB gene encoding tRNA (N(6)-L-threonylcarbamoyladenosine(37)-C(2))-methylthiotransferase MtaB, which produces MTAVKSVAFHTLGCKLNFSETSTISRLLEKDGFEKRDFEETADVYVINTCSVTDNADKECRMLVRRIQRRAPESFVVITGCYAQLKPKEIAEIPGVDLVLGAAEKFNIVEHIRELSKGDSAKICSCDIEDVHTFHASYSLNDRTRTFLKVQDGCDYNCSFCTIPMARGISRSDSVANVIGHAQTLAATGVKEIVLTGVNLGDFGKGFEGGKKREESFYELIQALDNVEGIERYRISSIEPNLLSNDIIEFVSGSKKFMPHFHIPLQSGSNDILAAMRRRYRRELYAEKVACIKQFMPHCSIGVDVIVGFPSETEAHFKETYDFLHDLDVSYLHVFTYSERPNTHALEIKPIVPVQLRNERNKALRNLSHKKQQYFNEQHIGQTRKVLFEQHGKDGIMEGFTDNYIKVSTPFRDEWKNKIIDWELR; this is translated from the coding sequence ATGACAGCGGTAAAATCAGTAGCATTTCATACACTCGGCTGTAAGCTGAACTTTTCCGAGACCTCTACTATCAGCAGGTTATTGGAGAAGGACGGTTTCGAGAAGAGGGATTTTGAAGAAACGGCGGACGTGTATGTGATCAATACCTGCTCTGTAACGGATAATGCAGACAAAGAATGCCGCATGTTAGTGCGCCGCATTCAACGCCGTGCCCCGGAGAGCTTTGTAGTGATCACAGGATGTTATGCGCAACTGAAACCCAAAGAAATAGCCGAAATTCCAGGGGTAGACCTGGTTTTAGGCGCCGCCGAAAAGTTCAATATCGTGGAACACATCCGCGAACTCTCCAAGGGAGACAGTGCTAAGATCTGCTCCTGCGATATTGAAGACGTTCATACCTTCCATGCCTCCTATTCTCTGAACGACCGTACCCGTACTTTCCTGAAAGTACAGGACGGCTGTGATTACAACTGCTCTTTTTGTACCATTCCCATGGCCCGCGGGATCAGCAGAAGTGATAGTGTGGCCAATGTGATTGGCCATGCACAAACCCTTGCGGCTACCGGAGTGAAGGAAATAGTGCTCACAGGCGTGAACCTGGGGGATTTCGGGAAAGGATTTGAGGGTGGCAAGAAACGGGAAGAATCGTTTTATGAGTTGATCCAGGCCCTGGATAATGTAGAAGGTATTGAACGGTACCGGATCTCCTCCATTGAGCCGAACCTGCTCAGCAACGATATTATAGAATTTGTGTCCGGCAGTAAGAAGTTCATGCCGCATTTCCATATTCCCCTCCAGAGTGGCAGTAATGATATCCTGGCTGCTATGCGCCGCCGCTACCGCAGGGAATTATATGCTGAAAAAGTGGCCTGTATCAAACAATTCATGCCGCATTGCAGTATTGGCGTGGATGTGATTGTGGGTTTCCCTTCTGAAACCGAGGCGCATTTCAAAGAAACCTATGATTTCCTGCATGACCTGGATGTATCCTATCTGCATGTTTTCACTTATTCCGAAAGGCCCAATACGCATGCCCTGGAGATCAAACCCATCGTGCCCGTTCAGCTGCGGAATGAACGGAATAAAGCTTTAAGGAATCTGAGCCATAAGAAACAGCAGTATTTTAATGAACAGCATATCGGGCAAACCCGGAAGGTGTTGTTTGAGCAGCATGGCAAGGATGGGATTATGGAAGGTTTTACTGATAATTATATCAAAGTAAGCACCCCTTTCCGGGACGAATGGAAGAATAAAATTATAGACTGGGAGCTGAGATAA
- a CDS encoding GIY-YIG nuclease family protein encodes MFHVYVLYSNSRNVYYIGYTGDDLSERLRKHNSNHRGFTGKSEDWKIVYTEAYPTKKEASERERKIKSWKSRKKVQVLVNSALTHTDL; translated from the coding sequence ATGTTTCACGTTTATGTCCTCTACTCGAATTCTCGTAATGTTTATTATATCGGTTATACCGGCGATGACTTAAGTGAACGTCTACGCAAACACAACTCTAATCATAGAGGATTTACAGGAAAATCAGAAGATTGGAAAATAGTTTATACGGAAGCCTATCCAACTAAAAAAGAAGCCAGTGAACGGGAAAGAAAAATTAAATCCTGGAAAAGCAGAAAGAAAGTACAAGTATTAGTCAATTCAGCACTTACACATACGGACCTTTAA